A genomic segment from Ptychodera flava strain L36383 chromosome 8, AS_Pfla_20210202, whole genome shotgun sequence encodes:
- the LOC139138700 gene encoding uncharacterized protein has translation MYNSSHRRSQMTSLVMTLWHFLAVVTFVRVSTSQACELTCGPPTELDFDCPNMNCTVSWQPPGNVTDTEDIRYAVKYQMCHKIPEDGLIEKPGCADTDDSECNLGADLEDPNKYWCVFVEAICGENDTISCMPETPIVIHPSNDATLEEPEIVEVTTTNHSIFVSWRAPLTPYSSPEGTELRVDDFQMIKCEVKSRIVSETKHKRHRDVTMKRQFKLHHNILPGTDYELELWGYINSKDGTPTRIMVKTEE, from the exons ATGTACAACTCTTCTCATAGAAGAAGCCAAATGACATCCTTGGTTATGACGCTATGGCACTTCTTGGCAGTGGTGACGTTTGTCAGAGTGTCGACATCTCAAG CTTGTGAGCTTACATGTGGACCACCGACAGAACTGGACTTTGATTGTCCGAACATGAATTGCACCGTCAGTTGGCAGCCTCCTGGAAATGTAACCGATACAGAGGACATTCGATATGCTGTGAAATATCAAAT GTGTCACAAGATACCCGAGGACGGGCTTATTGAGAAACCCGGATGTGCCGACACGGACGACTCGGAGTGTAACCTGGGCGCCGACTTAGAGGACCCAAACAAGTACTGGTGTGTGTTCGTTGAGGCGATTTGCGGCGAGAATGATACCATTAGTTGTATGCCAGAAACGCCAATCGTAATTCATCCATCCAACGATG CGACATTGGAGGAGCCGGAGATTGTCGAAGTGACAACCACCAATCATTCCATCTTCGTGTCGTGGAGGGCGCCATTAACACCGTACAGCAGTCCCGAGGGCACTGAATTACGCGTTGACGATTTCCAAATGATCAAGTGCGAGGTAAAAAGCCGGATCGTATcagaaacaaaacacaaa CGCCACCGTGACGTCACGATGAAAAGACAGTTCAAGCTTCATCATAACATACTGCCAGGAACAGACTATGAACTTGAACTCTGGGGGTATATCAACTCAAAGGACGGGACACCTACACGGATAATGGTCAAAACCGAAGAATAG
- the LOC139138687 gene encoding uncharacterized protein, producing MKPLVVVLLVASVLFVGGETSAVRRVEKRDDADDKVYFIGVTTDNKVIYREEDGKWVKSAHNSCCVLAVAAVAGGVVVGVGTDHQLYEWKSRGGVWSWTGPLPNSCCVKDISVTNSGLLLGINLENRLVMRSSATSPWFVAPKSACCVTSVENDPTGLLFGTATNGKVRMRDNLFRGSWQRVSINGPTLRDLATHQGDTYGLSEDGCKIYHLEKDEMEWGDDINDGTCLVSISILVNPEYVEGVLEE from the exons ATGAAGCCCCTTGTCGTGGTTCTACTTGTGGCGTCCGTTTTATTTGTTGGG GGTGAGACGTCAGCAGTCAGACGAGTCGAGAAGAGAGACGATGCAG ACGATAAAGTTTACTTCATCGGTGTGACGACTGATAACAAAGTCATTTATCGTGAAGAAGATGGCAAATGGGTCAAGTCTGCCCACAACTCATGTTGCGTCCTGGCGGTGGCAGCTGTCGCTGGCGGTGTTGTTGTCGGGGTAGGCACCGATCATCAGTTGTACGAGTGGAAGTCGAGAGGTGGGGTTTGGAGCTGGACTGGCCCTCTTCCCAACAGTTGCTGTGTGAAGGATATTTCGGTAACGAACTCGGGTCTGCTTTTGGGTATTAATCTTGAGAACCGCTTAGTCATGCGGTCCTCGGCGACCAGTCCCTGGTTTGTGGCACCTAAAAGTGCCTGCTGTGTCACCAGCGTCGAAAATGACCCAACTGGACTGCTTTTTGGCACAGCGACCAACGGAAAAGTGAGAATGCGAGACAATCTGTTCCGCGGAAGTTGGCAGAGAGTTTCCATCAATGGACCTACGCTACGCGACTTGGCGACGCACCAGGGCGACACGTACGGTCTGTCCGAGGATGGGTGCAAGATATACCATCTTGAGAAGGACGAGATGGAATGGGGAGATGACATCAATGATGGAACTTGCCTTGTGTCGATTAGTATCCTCGTCAATCCAG AATACGTAGAGGGCGTACTTGAAGAGTAA
- the LOC139138688 gene encoding uncharacterized protein isoform X2, with translation MQDGLNWFVILPLRCLVLTSKMKISVVLMFGAILFLQEAGASSLGLQRRDEDDHHTTILGVTTDNEMVVLDEDGEWTDPIENSCCVLNVAVQPGGIVVGVGTDNQLYEWKSRGGEWSWVGPIENSCCVTSVRMASRGHLLGIGTDFKLMARSQLRGATWQRQPRGCCFRAVETTGDGTLYGLAKNNKIKSKIDIYTGNWRNVKIAGPEVKDIMYLDEDEITLGLSMDGCEIYQLDMDTMSWQSFVSLGDECLMSIGEGEGPVIELQGH, from the exons ATGCAAGACGGGCTGAATTGGTTCGTTATTCTACCGCTGCGTTGCTTGGTCTTAACATCAAAGATGAAAATCTCCGTAGTGTTGATGTTTGGGGCGATCTTATTCCTACAAGAG GCGGGGGCATCAAGTCTTGGACTGCAGAGACGAGATGAAGACG ATCACCATACAACAATACTTGGAGTAACTACTGACAACGAAATGGTTGTTTTGGATGAAGACGGCGAGTGGACTGATCCGATCGAAAACAGTTGCTGTGTTCTCAATGTGGCGGTACAACCTGGTGGAATCGTGGTCGGAGTGGGTACGGACAACCAGCTCTATGAATGGAAGTCAAGGGGTGGCGAGTGGTCATGGGTTGGCCCTATAGAAAACAGCTGCTGCGTAACCTCTGTAAGAATGGCCTCAAGAGGACACTTACTTGGGATTGGTACCGACTTCAAGCTAATGGCTCGATCGCAGCTCAGGGGCGCAACTTGGCAGAGACAACCCAGAGGCTGTTGCTTCCGAGCCGTTGAAACCACTGGAGACGGCACGTTGTATGGCCTCGCCAAGAACAACAAGATCAAATCGAAGATAGACATTTACACCGGCAACTGGCGTAATGTCAAAATCGCTGGACCCGAAGTGAAGGATATCATGTATTTAGATGAAGACGAGATTACACTGGGTCTTTCCATGGATGGGTGTGAAATCTACCAACTAGACATGGATACAATGTCCTGGCAATCCTTTGTCAGTCTTGGAGACGAGTGTCTCATGTCTATTGGCGAAGGGGAAGGACCAG TCATTGAACTACAGGGGCACTGA